The sequence GATCGGAGTATGGGCCAGGTAGATCGGCAGCGTCTGCTGCCCGATCCTGCCGAGGAGCCGGACGGGCATCAGGAACCGGCTGAGGGCGATGCCGCCGAGGACTCCCGCGATCGAGTTGACGAAGTACGCGCCCGGGAAGTGGCTCAGACCGAAGAGCCCGAGCACGACGGAGATCACCGCCCACACGCCGAGGGCCGCGGCGAGGAGCGCGGTGTTGCGGGTGTTGCCGTACCGGATGATCCACTGGCGCAGGTAGATGCCGCCGACGAAGAACAGGTAGTACTTCGCGCTTCCCTCCCAGCCGTCGTTGATCCCCGGCCAGTTCATGAGCGCGACGAAGGCGATGGCCGCGGCGACCCCGATCTGCAGACGGGAGTCGATGCTGCGGGTCGCGCGGGCGACCACGAAGAAGATGGCGAGCGCCCAGATGAACCAGAGCTCGTAGATGGGCATGACCGGCGCCAGGATCAGGCCCACCACGGTGTCGCGGACGCCGCAGCACTTGTCCTGCATGACGAGGCCGAGCTGGAAGAACAACGCGCCGATGGTCTCCCAGATGAGGAAGACCCAGACGAACAGCAGCACCTTCGACCGCAGGAGGTCGCCCCAGGACGCGCGGAGCCACTTGGTCGCGAAGAGGCCGGAGAGGGTGAAGAACAGCGGCATCCGGAGGGACGCCAGGGTGTTGTCGACGGTCGACCACCACTCGACGTGGAAACCGGCGCCGAGGAGCCAGTTGGTGGAGTGGTAGAGCGTGACGAGCAGGATCGCGATGCCGCGACCGGTGTCGATCCAGGGGATGCGTTCGGCGGCGGCACGCGGCGTCGGGGCAGCGTGAGACACGGTGGCCTTTCGGGTCAAGGACACGGGGATGGACATTCGGGTGTCCGTCCCGCCTCCGAGCGTAGAGGGCCGCGGCCTCCGCCGCTAGTCTGTGGGGAGGACGGGCACCCGAATGCCCTCTGTTCGTCGGCCCGAGACGGTGACACATGGCAACGACTGCTGACGCTCCCGCGCGAGCGAGACCGCGCGAGACCTGGATCGACGTCGCGAAGGGGATGGCGATCATCCTCGTCGCGCTCTTCCACTCCATCATCTTCCCGGCCGAGATCCGGCTCGCCGGCCCCTGGGAGACGCCGGCGACGCTCCTCGACACGTTCCGGATGCCGCTGTTCTTCTTCACCGCGGGCATGTTCGCGCAGAAGGCGATCTCGAAGCCGTTCGCGGAGCTGTTCTGGTCGAGGATGGCGCGGCTGATCTGGCTGTTCCTGCTCTGGTGCACCATCTGGTTCGTCGCCTTCCAGTTCATCCCCCTGGTCGGCCAGGGCCAGGCGCGCCCGACCCTCTCGTCGCTCCTGCTGTCGCTGGTCTGGCCGAACGAGAGCACCTGGTTCGTCTACGGGCTGGCTGTCTACTTCGCCCTCGCCTGGCTGATCAAGCCGCTGCCGCTCTGGGCCCAGCTCGCCATCGCCTTCGTCGTCGTGGAGCTCTTCGGGACGAAGCTCATCGACTCGCCGAACGGCGCGCTCGACAAGATGGGCATGTACTTCCTGTACTTCCTGCTGGCGACGAAGGTGTCGGCCGCGGTGCGGGCGCGCGCCCCTCTCGCCACGTGGCGCGTCACGATCCTGGCCTTCGTCCTGTACTTCGCGGCGGCCGTCTCGAGCGCCAAGTTCGACTTCCTGACGGCGCCGGTCGTCCGCGTCGTCGTCAGCCTCCTGGCCATCACGGCCGGGTGCGCGCTGGCCGTCATGCTGAGCCGGCTCCGCGCGTTCGACTGGCTGCGGAGGCTCGGCCAGAACACGCTGCAGGTGTACCTCGTGCACTTCTACCCGATCCTGATCGGGGTCGCGCTCCTCGCCCCGGTCGCGGGGTCGCTCCACGCGTTCGCCATCGTCGTCCCGCTCGTCTTCACCGCGGTGGCGATCGTCGTGTCGCTCGGCGTGCACTCGCTGACCCGGCGCGCCACCTGGCTGTGGGGTCTCCCCGCGCCGCTCGCGCGCCTCGGGGCGCGCGCCCCGCGTCAGTCGGCGGTCGGATCGACGGGCGACGACGCGGGCGCCGCCGAGCGGCCCTCCGCACGTCGCCGGGCCAGATCCCTGGACACGTAGCGGAGGTTCGGGATCACCTGCAGCAGCAGGACCGTCAGAGCCGACCCGATGATCGGCCCCGCCGCTCCGAACGGAGCGATGAGCAGCCACGAGACCCCGAGGTTGAGCGGGATCATCAGGAGGCTCGGCACGACCTGGAACTTCAGGCCCGCCTTGTCGGTCATGTACATGCCGATCGGGTACTTCGCCGCCTGAAGGGCGACGTAGGCGACGAACGAGATCAGCAGCAGCGGCGGGAGCTCGATCCGGCCGCCGGCGATGAAGTCGACCAGCCAGGGCGACAGGACCGCCAGGAGGCCGCCGACGAGGAGGCCGCCGCCCAGGAACCAGAACGTCGGCCTGGTCGGCGACTCGATCCGCCCGGCTGCGCGGTGCCCGGCGTAGATGGGCCAGAGCGCCACGCCCGCGGCAGCGATGGTCTGCAGGACGAGCCCGAACAGCTGCGAGGCCAGGTTGTACTGGCTGAGATCCTGCGACGACCCGACGTGGCTGATCAGGATCCGGTCGGTCTGGAACGCGATCGGCTGCGCGAGGGTCTGCACGAGCATCGGCCACGCGAGGTTGAGCACGGCCACGCTCCGGTACGAGCGGACCTTGAAGACGAGTCGGAAGGCCTGCCCGATCTGAGGCGAGAGGGCCCTGGCCGCGATCCAGAGGCAGAGCACCGAGAGGAGCGCGTTGCCGATGTAGGAGACGATCGAGAGCGAGCTCCCGGCGGGGATGGCCAGCATCGCGAGAGCGCTGATCACCAGGAGCATGAAGGGCGCGACGATCGCCTGGCTGGCCACCTGCACGTTGGTCTTCTTGAGCCCGACGAGGATGCGCTGCCCCACGGTGAGCGGCACGGCGATGCCGAAGATCACCAGGCAGAGCCCCGCGGTGAGGTTCCCTCCGGCGACCAGCCCCTTGCCGAGGAGCACCGGCCACCAGCCGAAGAAGGTGATGACGCCGGCGACCACGACCATGATGCCGCCGGAGACCATCAGGATCCGGAGCGCGGTGACGATCGTCCGCCGGACGCGGTCGTCGGTGCGCGGCGCCCTCGATCCTGCGACCTCGTTGATGACCACCGCGGCGATGCCGAGGTCGGCGAAGGGCAGCAGCGTCGGGAAGCTCGACAGGAGGCCGTACTGCGCGTAGGCGTCCGTGCCGAAGGAGTGCAGGATCACGCGGCTGGTCAGGATGCCGAGCACGCCGGAGAGCCCCATCACCAGGACCTTGATCACGGCGGTGGAGCCGACGGTGCGCATCCCCCCGGACCGGACGGGCGGCTTGTCGGTCGTGGTCACCGCGCTCCTCCCCCGCGCACGAGCTCCACGGCTCGGCGGTAGGCCTCGACGTGGCGCCGACCCGCCTCGCTCCAGTCTCGCGCGGAGAGGTCGGGCCGCCCCGAGCCGGAGTCGGCCGCGGAGAGCGCACGGGTGATGTCCGCCGCTCGGAGCTCGCCCTCGTAGCGGTGCACCCAGCCCGGGCCCACCTCGTCGGCGAGCCGCTCCGTGACCGCGTTCGACGGCACGAGGACGGGCCGGTCGAGCGACAGGGCCGTGAGGACGCCGCCCGAGTTGTGCATCTCGCGGTACGGGAGGACGACGAGCCTCGATCGGCTGACGCTCGTCACGAGGTCGGCGTCGTCGAGGAAGCGCAGATCGAGGGAGATGCGCGGGTCGTCTCCGGCCAGCGACGCGAGCCGCGCCGCGAGGTCGTCCGTCGACGGTCGGCCGGCCACGTGGAGGGTGGCGTCGCCAGGCACGTCGTGGAACTCTTGCACGAGCTCCTCGACGCCCTTGTAGCGGCGGATCAGGCCGACGAAGCCCAGGCGTCCCAGCTCGCTGGCGGGCTTGTCGAAGTCCTCGAACCAGTCGCGGTAGTGGCCGTGGAGGACGGTGTCGTAGTCCTTCCCGGCCTCCTCCGGCGTCTCGTCGTTCAGTCGGATCCAGAGGGTGGTCCGCCGCTCGAGGAGCCCCAGCAGGAGGTGCTCCCTGCGGGAGATGCCCGAGGGCCGCTCGAGGTTGTGCAGGGTCCTGACGATGGGCGTCCGGGTGACGGCGAGCCTGGCGATCAGCAGCAGGGTCAGCACCTGCCGCACGGCCTTCTTGAGCGGGCTGTGACCCGAGACCAGGATCTCCGGCCAGTGGACGTGGAACACGTCCGAGCGCTTCAGGAGCGCCGCGCGCCAGGAGAAGGTGCGGAGAGCGACGCCCGGCTGCGACGCGATGCTGCGGGCGAGCATCACCAGGTACGGATTCGTCGTCGGCCGGGGCCGCGGGAAGGACTGCTGCACGATGAACGTGCGGTCCTTCCCGCGGCCTCCCCCTCGGCTGGTCCGGCTCACGGCTTGAAGGCGCTCAGCTGCTGGAAGCTCACCACCTGGGCACCGTTGGTCGAGCTGCCGGACTCGTAGGCCAGGACGCCGACGTCTCCGGCAGTCTGCAGCGTGGCGGACGAGTCGGTCGCGGAGACCGTCCAGGCGCTCGGCTCGGCGGTGCCCGTGGGCCACGCCTTCGCCTTGACGACCGTCGGGCTGGTGCCGGTGACCTGGATCCGCATGCTGATCGACGATCCCGCGGTGACCGTGAAGGGCAGGGTCGTGTCCTTCGTCAGGGCGATCGCGGTCGACGAGTTCGGGAACGCGCTGAGGTTCATCGACGCCGTCCCGTTGCTCAGCAGGCGGACCGTGCTGCGGTACTCGTTGTTCGTCGAGATCTTGCGTCCGGTGGCCGTGATGTACGTCCCGCCGCCGGTCGCCGCCTTGTCGAGGGTGAACTGGAGCCGGTAGTCGGTGTTGACCTGGCTGACGGTGCTGAGCTCGGCGCCCGCCTGCGCGCCCGGGCCGCTGAGCGAGATCCTGCCGGACCCGCCGCTGACGCTCAGAGCCGAGGCGGAGCCGATCCTCGCCCAGGCGCCGCCGGTGTCGGCGGTGCCCCAGCCGTTCGAGACGGTGCGTCCGAAGGCGTCGAGGGCGAAGGGCGCGTTGGCCGGAGCCGTGACGGTCACCGTGGAGGTGGCCGTGCTGGTGGCGCCCTTGTCATCGGTCACCTTGAGCGTCACCGTGTAGGTCCCGGCCGTGTCGTAGGCGTGGCTGGTCGTCTTGCCGGTGGCCGAGGCGCCGTCTCCGAAGGTCCAGGCGTAGGAGGCGATCGTCCCGTCGGGATCCGACGAGGCGGATCCGTCGAGAGCGGCCGTCAGACCGGTTACCGTCGGAGTGAAGGCAGCCGTCGGAGCCTGGTTCGCCGGAGCGGTGACCGTGACGTTCTGCGTCTGCACGGCGGTCGCACCGTCGTTGTCGGTGACCGTCAGCTTCACCGCGTAGGTGCCCGCGGCGGCGTAGGTGTGGCTCGCCCTGGCGGTCGACGCGGTCGCTCCGTCACCGAAGCTCCACGCGTAGCCCGTCACGGTGCCGTCGCTGTCGGCCGACGAGGTGCCGTCCACGCTGAGCGCGAGGTTCGAGGCCGAGCTGGTGAACGACGCCGTCGGAGCGGCGTTCGGCGCCTTGGCGACGGTCACCTGCTGGGTGGTCGTGCCGGTCGCGCCCTTGTCGTCCGTCACCGTGAGCGACACCGTGTAGGTGCCGGCCGCAGCGTAGGTGTGCGTCGCCGTCCGACCCGTCGCCGTCCCGCTGTCGCCGAAGCTCCACGAGTACGAGGCCACGGTGCCGTCCGAGTCCGACGACGCGGTGCCGTCGGCCGACAGGACGAGCGCGTTGCTCGCGGCCGTGAACGCCGCGGTGGGCGGCACGTTGGCCGGAGGCGCGACGGTGACCGTCGTGGTCGCGGTGCCCGTGGCCCCCTTGTCGTCGGTCACCGTGAGAGTGACCGTGTACGTGCCGGCGGCGACGTAGGTGTGGTCGGCCTTCGCAGTCGTCGCGGTCGCGCCGTCTCCGAAGTCCCACGCGTAGCCCACGACGCTGCCGTCGGAGTCGGTCGAGGCCGTGCCGTCGACCGACGCCTTGAGGTTGCTGGTCGACGTCGTGACGACGGCGGTGGGGGCGGCGTTCACGTGCGGCGCGGTGACCGTGACACTCGCGGTCGAGGTGCCGCTGCCGCCGTCGTTGTCCGTCACCGTCAGCTTCACCGTGTAGGTGCCGGCAGCTGCGTAGGCGTGGGTCGGCTTGACGCCGGTGCCCGTGCTGCCGTCGCCGAAGTCCCAGGCGTAGGAGGCGACCGTGCCGTCGGTGTCGCTCGACGCGGTGGCGTCGAACGCGCTCGACAGGTCGGTCGGCGTCGATGTGAACGACGCCGTCGGCAGGACGTTCACCTTGGGAGCCGTCACGACCACCTGGGCCGAGTAGGAGGCTGTCGCGCCCTTGTCGTCCGTGACGGTCAGGGTGACCGTCTTCGTGCCCGCCGTGGAGTAGGCGTGGGTGGGGGTCCGGCCGGTGCCCGAGGTGCCGTCGCCGAAGTCCCAGGCGTACGACGCCACGGTGCCGTCCGCATCGGTCGAGCCGGAGGCGTCGAGAGCGGCGGAGAGGTCGGTCGTCTTCGAGGTGAACGAGGCGACGGGAGGCTGGTTGGTCGCTCCGGCGCTGCCGAGGGCGTAGTGGTCGCCGACGGTCGAGGCCGACAGGGCCTTGTCGTAGATCGACACCTCATCGATGGAGCCCTTGAAGTAGGAGCTCGAGGAGCCCCAGGTCGTGTCGCCGCCGATCTTCCAGTAGCCGGAGTACGCCTGCGCCTGCGTCTGCGGGTTCTGGCCCTGGAGCGCCCCGTCGACGTAGAGCTTCAGCCCGTCCGACGACTGCGAGGCGACGACCTGGTGCCAGGTGCCGTCGTTGTAGGCGCCGCCCGTGGTGATCGTGTTCAGCTGACCCGTGTACGTGCCGAACACGAGCTGGCCGTTGTCCTGCATGTAGATGTGGCGGTCGTAGGAGCCGGACGTGCCGGTCTGCGACGACCCGAAGCCGACGATCTTGCCGCCGGTCGTGGTCGTCGTCTTGAACCACGCCTCGATCGAGTAGACCTCGGGGTCGTTGTACGACTGGACGCTGTCGACCTGGCCGCTCTGGCCGTCGAAGGTCGCAGCGGTGTCGGTCGTGCCCGAGACGGCGCCCGAGGTGCCCTGGGTGACCCCGCCGGTGTAGACGCCGGCCGTGCCGGACAGGCTGGAGTCCTTGGCCGTGGTCGAGCCCGCGGCGTCGCCGAGACGGTAGTAGAGGTACGGGTTGTCGGAGAACACGCGGCTGCCGTAGTTGTCGCTCGGAGCCGAGTTCAGCTGCGACGCATAGCCGGCAGCGACGAACTGGTTGTTGGCCTGCGTCTGCGTCAGCGCCGTCGGGTAGACGGAGACGTCGTCGATCGAGCCGGCCAGGAAGCTGTTGCCGTTCCAGGAGGTGTCGCCGCCGATCCTCCAGTAGCCGCTGTAGTTCTGGGCGGTCGTGATGTTCGGCGAGGAGCCGACCCGCTTGCCGTCCACGAAGAACGTCTGGCCGGCCGAGCTGAGCGTGCCGATCAGCTGGTGCCACTTGCCGTCGTTGAGAGCGGTCGGGCTGGTCAGCACCTCGGTGTTGCCGTCGTAGACGCCGAAGTTCGCGCGTCCGCTCGGGTCCATGTAGAGGTGACGGTCGTAGGAGGAGGAGGTGCCGGTCGACGAGTTGCCGAAGCCGACGATCTTCCCGCCCGCGGTGGAGGTCGTCTTGACCCAGGCCTCGACAGAGAACGTCTGAGGCCCGACGACGGGCGACTGGGTGGACGAGAATCCGCTCGCACTGCCGTCGAACGTCGAGGCCGTGTCACCGTCGACGGTGGCGCCGGTCGCTCCGCGGGTGATGCCCGATCCTGCGACCTGGTCGCTGTAGCCGGCGGCGTCGTAGATCGTCGTGCCGCTGCCCTCGTCGAGGCGCCAGAACGAGGAGGCCCCCTGACCGAGGACGGTCGTCGCGTAGGTCGACGGCTGTGCGCTCGACACCGTCACGCTGACATTGTCGCCGAGGACCGTGTTGCCGTCGGGATCGGTGGCGCGGAGCCGGTAGGTGTAGGTGGCCCCGGGCGTGAGGCCGGTGTCGGTGAAGCCCATGGCGGGCTTGTTCCAGACCGACGAGTCGGCCTTCGTCGTGTACACCGGCGTCGTAATGTTGCCGTTCCGGTACACGTTGTACGTCAGCGTCGAGTTGTCCTGGTCGGAGTTGGCCGACCAGCTGAGGCGGGCCGTCCCGGACGTCAGGGACACGGCCTTCGGGACGAACTGTGCGCCGGAGGCCTGAGGGCCGACCTTCTTCGGAGCGATCGACGGGACGGCGAAGCGGGCGAGGCCCTGCTGCCGGACTCCGTTGACGGTCGTGAACTCGCCGCCGTAGACGACGTACTGCGAGTTGGCCGCGACGCTCCAGGGGCCCTGGGTCTTGCCGGTGAAGGTGCCGGTGTTGAACTCGGGGTACCAGTTCAGGAGGCTCGGGGCGGGAGTGCCGGCCCAGTTCGTGTAGCCGTAGGGGTCGGCGGTGATGGTCTGCGTCGCGGTCTTCGAGAACGCGATGGCGCGGTGGAAGGTCCAGTTCGCCTGCGGGTCGGTCTGGGGGAAGCCGGCGATATTGCCGCAGTAGTGCGGGTGGCCCGCGAGGTACTCGGCGTTGGGGGTGACGGCGATGGAGTACGAGTCGCCGTGGCAGTCCTCGACCCAGTTGATGTTGCCCGTCGCCCAGTCGGCGCGGAAGGAGCCCTCGAGCGTGCCCGGGCCGAAGGTGTAGCCCGAGCCGTAGACGCCCGTCGAGTCGGCCACGAGGGAGGTGATGCCCGAGGAGGTGTCGGCGTCGCGGACGACGCTGTTCGCGGCGAACGGCAGGAGAGCGCCGGTCGGGTCGACCGCACCGAGGCCGTAGCCCGGGTTGGAGGAGCCGTTCAGGGTGGTGAAGCTGCCGCCGACGACGAGGCGCGTGCCGTCGGGCGAGACGGCGAGGGCGGCGACGTCGCCGCCCTGCGCGTTCGCCGTGAACGGCGAGACGTTCTTGCCCGCGGACGTCAGGGCGACGACCTTGTTGTGCGTCTCCTTGTTGACGCTCGAGAAGACACCGCCGAGGTAGACCGTGGAGCCGGACACCGCGATCGCGTTGACTGTGGAGTTGATGCTCGGCGCGAAGCCGGGCAGCAGCGCCCCGCTGGTCGGGTCGAGGGCCGCGACGCGGTAGGCGTTGGCGCCGTTGACCGTCGTGAATGCTCCGCCGACGTAGATGCGGGAGCCGTCCGGGGACGCCGTGATGGCGCGGACGACACCGTTCAGCGCCGGGTTGAACGACGTGTTGAGCACGCCGGTCGTCAGGTTGTACGAGAGCAGGTTCGTGCGGGTGACCGTGCTCACGCCGGACGCTGCACCGGCCGGCTGAGCGGTGGTGAACTGACCACCCGCGTAGACCGTGTTGCCGACGATCGCCTGCGACCACACGACGCCGTTGATCTGCGGGGTGGGCAGAGCATCGGCCGTGACGGTGGTGGGCGTCTTCGGATCGGTGGGGTCCGTCGGGGCGGTGTCCGCGTGCGCGGGGACCGCCAGGGCGAAACTGCTCAGGACGATGACGGCGGCGGCGACGATGCTGGGAACGCGCAGGCGCGACGACACGGATTGCTCCATGGGTGCCTCATAG is a genomic window of Frondihabitans peucedani containing:
- a CDS encoding acyltransferase family protein encodes the protein MSHAAPTPRAAAERIPWIDTGRGIAILLVTLYHSTNWLLGAGFHVEWWSTVDNTLASLRMPLFFTLSGLFATKWLRASWGDLLRSKVLLFVWVFLIWETIGALFFQLGLVMQDKCCGVRDTVVGLILAPVMPIYELWFIWALAIFFVVARATRSIDSRLQIGVAAAIAFVALMNWPGINDGWEGSAKYYLFFVGGIYLRQWIIRYGNTRNTALLAAALGVWAVISVVLGLFGLSHFPGAYFVNSIAGVLGGIALSRFLMPVRLLGRIGQQTLPIYLAHTPIILAMAFVIHETPLLGLLTPVAMILPPILAGLAVILALRLHAVLASTPARLLYEPPLVLARRPVRPRPDAPVAPGSATR
- a CDS encoding acyltransferase family protein — its product is MATTADAPARARPRETWIDVAKGMAIILVALFHSIIFPAEIRLAGPWETPATLLDTFRMPLFFFTAGMFAQKAISKPFAELFWSRMARLIWLFLLWCTIWFVAFQFIPLVGQGQARPTLSSLLLSLVWPNESTWFVYGLAVYFALAWLIKPLPLWAQLAIAFVVVELFGTKLIDSPNGALDKMGMYFLYFLLATKVSAAVRARAPLATWRVTILAFVLYFAAAVSSAKFDFLTAPVVRVVVSLLAITAGCALAVMLSRLRAFDWLRRLGQNTLQVYLVHFYPILIGVALLAPVAGSLHAFAIVVPLVFTAVAIVVSLGVHSLTRRATWLWGLPAPLARLGARAPRQSAVGSTGDDAGAAERPSARRRARSLDT
- a CDS encoding polysaccharide biosynthesis protein, yielding MTTTDKPPVRSGGMRTVGSTAVIKVLVMGLSGVLGILTSRVILHSFGTDAYAQYGLLSSFPTLLPFADLGIAAVVINEVAGSRAPRTDDRVRRTIVTALRILMVSGGIMVVVAGVITFFGWWPVLLGKGLVAGGNLTAGLCLVIFGIAVPLTVGQRILVGLKKTNVQVASQAIVAPFMLLVISALAMLAIPAGSSLSIVSYIGNALLSVLCLWIAARALSPQIGQAFRLVFKVRSYRSVAVLNLAWPMLVQTLAQPIAFQTDRILISHVGSSQDLSQYNLASQLFGLVLQTIAAAGVALWPIYAGHRAAGRIESPTRPTFWFLGGGLLVGGLLAVLSPWLVDFIAGGRIELPPLLLISFVAYVALQAAKYPIGMYMTDKAGLKFQVVPSLLMIPLNLGVSWLLIAPFGAAGPIIGSALTVLLLQVIPNLRYVSRDLARRRAEGRSAAPASSPVDPTAD
- a CDS encoding glycosyltransferase gives rise to the protein MSRTSRGGGRGKDRTFIVQQSFPRPRPTTNPYLVMLARSIASQPGVALRTFSWRAALLKRSDVFHVHWPEILVSGHSPLKKAVRQVLTLLLIARLAVTRTPIVRTLHNLERPSGISRREHLLLGLLERRTTLWIRLNDETPEEAGKDYDTVLHGHYRDWFEDFDKPASELGRLGFVGLIRRYKGVEELVQEFHDVPGDATLHVAGRPSTDDLAARLASLAGDDPRISLDLRFLDDADLVTSVSRSRLVVLPYREMHNSGGVLTALSLDRPVLVPSNAVTERLADEVGPGWVHRYEGELRAADITRALSAADSGSGRPDLSARDWSEAGRRHVEAYRRAVELVRGGGAR
- a CDS encoding beta strand repeat-containing protein, with the protein product MEQSVSSRLRVPSIVAAAVIVLSSFALAVPAHADTAPTDPTDPKTPTTVTADALPTPQINGVVWSQAIVGNTVYAGGQFTTAQPAGAASGVSTVTRTNLLSYNLTTGVLNTSFNPALNGVVRAITASPDGSRIYVGGAFTTVNGANAYRVAALDPTSGALLPGFAPSINSTVNAIAVSGSTVYLGGVFSSVNKETHNKVVALTSAGKNVSPFTANAQGGDVAALAVSPDGTRLVVGGSFTTLNGSSNPGYGLGAVDPTGALLPFAANSVVRDADTSSGITSLVADSTGVYGSGYTFGPGTLEGSFRADWATGNINWVEDCHGDSYSIAVTPNAEYLAGHPHYCGNIAGFPQTDPQANWTFHRAIAFSKTATQTITADPYGYTNWAGTPAPSLLNWYPEFNTGTFTGKTQGPWSVAANSQYVVYGGEFTTVNGVRQQGLARFAVPSIAPKKVGPQASGAQFVPKAVSLTSGTARLSWSANSDQDNSTLTYNVYRNGNITTPVYTTKADSSVWNKPAMGFTDTGLTPGATYTYRLRATDPDGNTVLGDNVSVTVSSAQPSTYATTVLGQGASSFWRLDEGSGTTIYDAAGYSDQVAGSGITRGATGATVDGDTASTFDGSASGFSSTQSPVVGPQTFSVEAWVKTTSTAGGKIVGFGNSSTGTSSSYDRHLYMDPSGRANFGVYDGNTEVLTSPTALNDGKWHQLIGTLSSAGQTFFVDGKRVGSSPNITTAQNYSGYWRIGGDTSWNGNSFLAGSIDDVSVYPTALTQTQANNQFVAAGYASQLNSAPSDNYGSRVFSDNPYLYYRLGDAAGSTTAKDSSLSGTAGVYTGGVTQGTSGAVSGTTDTAATFDGQSGQVDSVQSYNDPEVYSIEAWFKTTTTTGGKIVGFGSSQTGTSGSYDRHIYMQDNGQLVFGTYTGQLNTITTGGAYNDGTWHQVVASQSSDGLKLYVDGALQGQNPQTQAQAYSGYWKIGGDTTWGSSSSYFKGSIDEVSIYDKALSASTVGDHYALGSAGATNQPPVASFTSKTTDLSAALDASGSTDADGTVASYAWDFGDGTSGTGRTPTHAYSTAGTKTVTLTVTDDKGATASYSAQVVVTAPKVNVLPTASFTSTPTDLSSAFDATASSDTDGTVASYAWDFGDGSTGTGVKPTHAYAAAGTYTVKLTVTDNDGGSGTSTASVTVTAPHVNAAPTAVVTTSTSNLKASVDGTASTDSDGSVVGYAWDFGDGATATTAKADHTYVAAGTYTVTLTVTDDKGATGTATTTVTVAPPANVPPTAAFTAASNALVLSADGTASSDSDGTVASYSWSFGDSGTATGRTATHTYAAAGTYTVSLTVTDDKGATGTTTQQVTVAKAPNAAPTASFTSSASNLALSVDGTSSADSDGTVTGYAWSFGDGATASTARASHTYAAAGTYAVKLTVTDNDGATAVQTQNVTVTAPANQAPTAAFTPTVTGLTAALDGSASSDPDGTIASYAWTFGDGASATGKTTSHAYDTAGTYTVTLKVTDDKGATSTATSTVTVTAPANAPFALDAFGRTVSNGWGTADTGGAWARIGSASALSVSGGSGRISLSGPGAQAGAELSTVSQVNTDYRLQFTLDKAATGGGTYITATGRKISTNNEYRSTVRLLSNGTASMNLSAFPNSSTAIALTKDTTLPFTVTAGSSISMRIQVTGTSPTVVKAKAWPTGTAEPSAWTVSATDSSATLQTAGDVGVLAYESGSSTNGAQVVSFQQLSAFKP